A portion of the Pseudoalteromonas luteoviolacea genome contains these proteins:
- a CDS encoding FG-GAP repeat domain-containing protein translates to MMKMSLVIIVSVVSLVPLSGKTQQSNDIIFDYPSEPVSMLGHAPSGYISNDIKLVGRDDDLPYLVISNGIDLVAQDNMVIDISNPSYPLWLSGPSERNFNMALGDIDLDGRLDMASSISRGRYGQQYEGGASVTYNFLSFAAPKNNKSNISPTWKTSDQYNGYGITLADIDADGDLDLITGSVVYSIEGQPAPKGQGYSRIYLNESGALNTKPVWTSAEVLNANDIIARDINQDGWIDLVFAGDNVSVFYGSQPDDNKVPFKQSPDWQTNYEGKYIRDVDAGLFNGFETLSIAASIGCDYAVDSHITPCKDAGFAIFQPEKSTKPVWVSDTNFIPSGVTLADLNTDGHLDLAGVNWFVPSRLNQGDMKLHSNLYMFKGLDKGWLDKKPSYTSKLSKGMHNILEDVAIGNFHIAPDFTKNVCTQSFSVNDDWSIFTLQHQLIEKIISVRVNDKPITPTTKVSLSEPKNRHTWLTTVGTNWITISPAVKKGDHVEVKYTTPLYQDIVITNSNPGSYPIFKFKTGSQSNFCDN, encoded by the coding sequence ATGATGAAAATGAGTTTAGTTATTATTGTATCGGTTGTCTCGCTAGTACCATTGTCAGGTAAAACACAACAATCAAATGATATAATATTTGACTATCCAAGTGAACCCGTAAGTATGCTTGGCCATGCTCCATCAGGGTATATTTCAAATGACATCAAGCTCGTAGGTCGAGACGATGACTTGCCATACCTTGTTATCAGTAATGGAATCGATCTCGTTGCTCAAGACAATATGGTTATCGATATAAGTAATCCAAGTTATCCACTTTGGTTATCTGGCCCATCTGAGCGAAATTTTAACATGGCATTGGGCGATATAGATCTGGATGGTAGGCTTGATATGGCGTCCAGCATAAGTCGGGGGCGTTACGGTCAACAGTATGAAGGTGGGGCGTCTGTTACCTATAATTTCTTATCGTTTGCAGCGCCAAAAAATAATAAAAGTAATATTTCACCAACTTGGAAAACGAGTGATCAATATAATGGTTATGGGATCACGCTAGCAGATATTGATGCAGATGGCGACCTAGATTTAATTACAGGCTCTGTAGTTTATTCGATTGAAGGTCAGCCAGCCCCGAAGGGGCAAGGGTATTCCAGAATTTATTTAAATGAGAGTGGCGCCTTGAATACCAAACCTGTTTGGACATCAGCCGAAGTTTTAAATGCCAATGATATTATCGCCAGAGATATTAACCAAGATGGTTGGATTGATTTAGTATTTGCTGGTGACAATGTGTCTGTATTTTATGGAAGTCAGCCTGATGATAATAAAGTGCCATTCAAACAATCTCCAGATTGGCAGACTAACTACGAAGGTAAATATATCAGGGATGTTGATGCTGGTTTATTTAATGGTTTTGAAACACTGAGCATCGCTGCGTCTATTGGATGTGATTATGCAGTTGATTCACATATCACACCTTGTAAAGATGCAGGATTTGCGATATTCCAGCCAGAAAAATCAACGAAACCTGTTTGGGTGAGCGACACTAATTTTATTCCATCTGGCGTGACCTTAGCTGATTTAAATACTGATGGACATCTTGATTTGGCTGGTGTGAATTGGTTTGTGCCTTCACGCTTAAATCAGGGTGACATGAAACTGCATAGTAACTTATATATGTTTAAAGGATTAGACAAAGGTTGGTTAGATAAAAAGCCCAGCTACACGTCAAAATTAAGTAAGGGTATGCACAATATTTTGGAAGATGTAGCCATAGGGAATTTTCATATAGCGCCAGACTTTACGAAAAATGTCTGTACGCAATCTTTTAGTGTTAACGATGATTGGAGTATTTTTACGCTTCAACATCAACTAATAGAGAAAATTATTTCGGTGCGGGTTAACGACAAGCCTATAACACCTACAACAAAAGTATCCCTATCAGAACCCAAAAATAGACACACATGGCTAACGACGGTAGGCACAAATTGGATCACTATTTCCCCCGCAGTTAAAAAGGGAGATCATGTTGAGGTTAAATACACAACACCGCTATACCAAGACATTGTGATAACCAACTCGAACCCAGGAAGCTATCCAATATTTAAATTTAAAACAGGTTCGCAATCGAATTTTTGCGACAATTAA
- a CDS encoding TonB-dependent receptor gives MITPSLASLILIQPTLAAAQIERIEISATKRQATVQETAIAVSAISGDKLAQSNTQELKELSNLSSSFNSSSSNSETGGTTLRIRGIGTTGDNLGMESSVGVFLDGIYLSRPSVALNDLMDVERIEVLRGPQGTVFGRNTSAGALSIVTKAPSVDGSEFWSNITLGNYNAKSLQMGGTFPVIEDELGIRLSYASRKRDGYTISQTSGSDNFTRDRYAFRSQLLWLVNDDIKVKFTADFANSEEQCCDAVILEESPLAASGVYALAGLPADGGVKSFGKNALKNRETNGSHSNNDAEQSGISSHLEWDLGWADFSVVMSYRDYKAHTKLDLDYVAMDVFNTFDPRNFNTFDTASIELRLQGQTDKLDWMIGTYMVDETIETAWTMQLGSDFSAYQNASLWYPMIIPELTAKFSEEQLRGFIVADDGTTLFDVISSADPAQTFAGELFAGSFASNDFEQQGKTFSLFTHNIYSVTNSLDLIAGFRWSKEQKEGRYMQSDSNSGACLNTAKKVGNQMLPSDFGNFAVAFSCVSYTIPADIEGALFPRTFDEFFEDENLTFALKAVYELNENKHVYGGYTRGYKSGGFNLDPSAAAAGADPSFDAETTHAFELGYKAYHFDDKLNLNIALFHQQLDDFQVLEFTGLQMKTFNVPTVYSSGLETELTFNASDDLQWHLATTLLDARYPDKCDGGNTQFEPVSRLCGNPLTNAPKFTAILGMNYKYALENTNLSYFVRSSLRYESKRRTSVQAYSQSGNFMPINQQEANTKANLSIGLSADDGGWEISIWANNLFDKQTSSMTFDVPLRMGATQSFIDAPRLWGTTLRIQY, from the coding sequence GTGATTACTCCATCACTGGCCAGTTTAATATTAATACAACCTACACTCGCCGCAGCTCAAATTGAACGGATAGAAATTTCTGCGACAAAACGCCAGGCTACTGTTCAGGAAACAGCAATTGCTGTAAGCGCAATATCCGGCGATAAACTGGCACAAAGTAACACACAGGAACTCAAAGAATTGAGCAACCTTTCAAGCAGCTTTAATAGTAGCTCATCCAACAGTGAAACAGGTGGTACAACACTTCGTATTCGAGGTATTGGTACAACTGGGGACAACTTAGGGATGGAAAGTTCAGTTGGAGTCTTTTTGGATGGCATATATTTAAGCCGCCCAAGCGTTGCGCTTAACGATTTAATGGATGTAGAACGCATCGAGGTGTTGAGAGGCCCGCAAGGCACTGTATTTGGCCGTAATACCAGTGCCGGAGCGCTCAGTATTGTGACAAAAGCCCCAAGCGTAGACGGGTCTGAGTTTTGGTCAAACATTACCCTTGGGAACTACAATGCAAAAAGCCTTCAAATGGGTGGCACCTTTCCTGTTATAGAAGATGAACTTGGCATAAGGCTGAGCTATGCCTCAAGAAAGAGAGATGGTTACACGATCAGCCAGACATCAGGCAGCGACAACTTTACAAGAGATAGATACGCTTTTCGCAGTCAACTGCTTTGGTTGGTAAATGATGATATTAAAGTTAAATTTACAGCCGACTTTGCAAACAGCGAAGAGCAATGTTGCGATGCTGTCATTCTTGAAGAGTCGCCACTGGCTGCCTCTGGAGTATACGCACTTGCAGGCCTCCCAGCTGACGGTGGTGTAAAAAGTTTTGGGAAAAATGCATTAAAAAACCGTGAGACCAATGGCTCACATAGTAATAATGATGCCGAACAAAGTGGTATTTCATCGCATTTAGAGTGGGATCTCGGGTGGGCAGATTTTAGTGTTGTCATGTCTTACAGAGATTACAAAGCACATACCAAACTCGACCTCGATTATGTTGCCATGGACGTTTTTAACACATTTGACCCGCGGAATTTCAATACGTTTGATACAGCCAGTATAGAGCTCAGATTACAAGGTCAAACAGATAAGTTAGACTGGATGATTGGGACGTACATGGTTGATGAAACCATCGAAACGGCTTGGACCATGCAACTTGGAAGTGATTTCAGCGCATATCAGAATGCGAGTTTATGGTATCCGATGATCATACCTGAACTTACAGCAAAGTTTTCCGAAGAGCAGTTGCGAGGGTTTATCGTAGCAGATGACGGCACCACTTTGTTTGATGTCATTTCATCAGCAGATCCGGCTCAAACCTTTGCCGGTGAGCTCTTTGCAGGCTCATTCGCCAGTAATGATTTTGAACAACAAGGTAAAACTTTTTCACTCTTCACGCATAATATTTACTCTGTCACCAATTCACTTGATTTAATTGCTGGTTTTAGGTGGAGTAAAGAGCAAAAAGAGGGTCGTTATATGCAAAGTGACAGTAACAGTGGCGCTTGCTTAAACACCGCTAAGAAAGTTGGAAACCAAATGCTTCCATCTGATTTTGGTAACTTTGCAGTTGCTTTTTCTTGTGTGTCCTACACAATTCCAGCAGATATTGAAGGCGCACTGTTTCCACGAACCTTTGACGAATTTTTTGAAGATGAGAACCTAACCTTTGCGCTTAAGGCCGTGTACGAATTAAATGAAAACAAACACGTGTATGGGGGATATACACGCGGTTATAAATCTGGCGGTTTCAATTTAGACCCTTCCGCTGCGGCTGCAGGCGCAGATCCATCATTTGACGCTGAGACAACCCATGCCTTCGAGCTTGGATACAAAGCCTACCATTTTGACGACAAACTGAATCTAAACATCGCCCTATTTCATCAGCAATTAGATGACTTTCAGGTGTTAGAATTTACCGGCCTGCAAATGAAGACATTTAATGTGCCTACAGTCTATAGCTCTGGCTTAGAAACAGAGTTAACGTTCAATGCATCTGATGATCTGCAATGGCACCTCGCAACCACGCTTTTGGATGCGCGATATCCAGATAAATGTGATGGCGGGAATACTCAATTTGAGCCTGTCTCTCGTCTATGTGGAAATCCACTTACAAACGCACCAAAGTTTACAGCAATATTGGGCATGAACTATAAATATGCCCTCGAAAATACAAACTTATCTTACTTCGTAAGAAGTTCACTTCGCTATGAAAGCAAAAGGCGCACTAGCGTGCAAGCTTATAGTCAAAGCGGTAACTTCATGCCGATTAACCAGCAAGAAGCAAATACAAAAGCAAACTTGAGTATTGGCTTAAGTGCCGATGACGGTGGCTGGGAGATCTCTATTTGGGCAAACAACCTGTTCGATAAGCAAACAAGCAGTATGACATTTGACGTCCCACTTAGAATGGGTGCAACTCAATCATTTATCGACGCACCAAGATTATGGGGCACGACACTGAGAATACAATATTAA
- a CDS encoding DUF6265 family protein, with protein MLKIIGLVILLSFAFHTQAQTTRCDSLGALSWLVGDWSSKSSKLKINESWKKISNQTYEGHGETYSIKTDRVVSAETLRLVEMSGEVFYFAKVASNELPIAFKLISCTTDTVVFENSKHDFPKKLHYQRFASNKMTVTVSGEQDKGFSIDFITE; from the coding sequence ATGTTGAAAATTATTGGTTTAGTTATACTCTTGAGTTTTGCTTTTCACACACAGGCACAGACAACAAGATGTGATTCATTGGGGGCTTTATCTTGGCTGGTCGGTGATTGGAGTTCAAAAAGTAGCAAACTGAAAATAAATGAGTCTTGGAAAAAAATAAGCAATCAAACGTATGAAGGCCATGGCGAAACGTATTCAATAAAAACAGATAGAGTTGTGAGCGCTGAGACGTTGAGGCTCGTGGAAATGTCTGGTGAAGTTTTTTACTTTGCTAAAGTCGCCAGTAACGAACTACCTATCGCTTTTAAATTAATTAGCTGCACGACTGATACCGTCGTTTTTGAAAATTCAAAACATGACTTTCCGAAAAAGCTGCACTATCAACGTTTTGCAAGCAATAAGATGACCGTTACTGTATCTGGGGAGCAGGATAAAGGGTTCTCTATAGACTTCATTACAGAGTAA
- a CDS encoding glycosyl hydrolase family 18 protein, giving the protein MKVNKFNNTGLFGLMLMSATHASLAQDQYQEFTGTHQAFKQTSNKVVGTYIANWSNPNSIDDVPGDNLTHILYAFLRACGPGQLPHDQAVCANKPDYVLAEDSTTIDKEFAAKFLQLKQKHPHLTILPSVGGWGGSDTFPPMAKDPQARQVFVQSVVDYLRAHRAFDGIDIDWEWPNTPAEGSHYADLMQDLRSAFDVLEVELGRKYSITSAIGTHTNNVKNIDYERAAPYLDYIFLMTYDFFGGWSKSNIGHHTSLDAHSENIAAHGVIQGVQNLLNKNVPANKLVVGVAKYARGFDGVSPSASGTHIGGNATGLFPKAVQPWDEEGVGTYRRIVDEVIGQNGQGINGFTIRYDTDCNCHYAWRESDAAFVGFDHPTSVIKKAQYVLSNNLGGIFAWEYAQDNGDILSAMNYGVGNQWLGNSTPGDGVGACKGIAKWRAEEVYLNGDQVHIENRLYEAKWYTNNQHPVQYSGKWQVWQFISMCQ; this is encoded by the coding sequence ATGAAAGTAAATAAATTTAATAACACTGGCCTATTTGGCCTTATGCTGATGTCAGCGACTCATGCCTCTTTGGCTCAAGACCAGTATCAGGAGTTTACAGGTACACATCAAGCATTTAAGCAAACCAGTAACAAAGTGGTAGGCACATACATTGCCAATTGGTCCAACCCAAATTCCATTGATGACGTACCTGGAGATAATTTAACCCACATTTTATACGCATTTTTAAGAGCATGTGGGCCGGGCCAACTTCCCCATGATCAAGCTGTATGTGCAAATAAACCTGATTATGTACTTGCAGAAGACAGCACCACAATCGATAAAGAATTTGCGGCAAAATTTCTACAGCTAAAGCAAAAACACCCTCACCTTACAATCCTCCCTTCAGTGGGTGGCTGGGGCGGCTCAGACACATTTCCTCCAATGGCTAAAGATCCGCAAGCGAGGCAGGTGTTTGTTCAATCTGTTGTAGATTACCTACGGGCGCACCGAGCTTTTGACGGTATTGATATAGATTGGGAGTGGCCAAATACACCAGCAGAAGGCAGTCATTATGCCGATCTAATGCAAGATTTGAGATCTGCATTCGATGTGTTGGAGGTAGAGTTAGGTAGAAAATACTCAATCACGAGTGCAATAGGTACGCATACTAATAATGTTAAAAACATAGACTACGAGCGTGCAGCCCCCTACCTTGATTACATTTTTCTGATGACTTACGACTTTTTTGGCGGATGGTCAAAAAGCAATATTGGTCATCACACTTCGTTGGATGCACACAGTGAAAATATTGCGGCGCATGGCGTTATTCAAGGTGTTCAAAACCTGCTTAATAAAAACGTTCCAGCGAATAAATTGGTTGTTGGTGTAGCCAAATATGCTCGCGGCTTTGACGGGGTCAGTCCGAGTGCCTCAGGCACTCATATCGGAGGCAATGCAACAGGGCTATTTCCTAAAGCTGTTCAGCCTTGGGATGAGGAAGGTGTTGGCACATATCGACGCATTGTAGACGAAGTGATAGGCCAAAATGGTCAAGGAATAAATGGCTTTACCATACGTTATGATACAGATTGCAATTGCCACTATGCATGGCGAGAAAGTGATGCTGCATTTGTCGGGTTTGATCACCCAACCAGCGTCATTAAAAAAGCGCAGTATGTACTTAGCAACAATTTAGGTGGTATTTTTGCTTGGGAATATGCACAAGATAATGGCGACATTCTCAGTGCCATGAATTACGGCGTCGGAAACCAATGGCTTGGAAACTCGACCCCTGGCGACGGCGTTGGTGCATGTAAAGGTATTGCCAAATGGCGAGCTGAAGAAGTCTATCTAAACGGCGACCAAGTACATATAGAAAATCGATTATATGAAGCTAAATGGTACACAAATAACCAACATCCTGTGCAATACTCTGGTAAATGGCAAGTTTGGCAATTTATAAGTATGTGTCAATAA
- a CDS encoding CC0125/CC1285 family lipoprotein, with the protein MFARLITVTTALVTLSGCVSHVYQPYNILSGGFSEKKVSEKHYSVQYKGNSNLKLQETLDFTLLRAAVIAHKSSAPSFMSSQVNAKTTYVHSQYGTSEITDATLDIELLSNSVRSSKLGCWIKPPKAEQNRRYPRFIHDTASCIEELKDKLDLTDDQIFREE; encoded by the coding sequence ATGTTTGCAAGATTAATAACAGTTACAACAGCACTCGTAACGTTAAGTGGTTGCGTATCTCACGTATATCAGCCATACAATATTTTAAGTGGAGGCTTTTCGGAAAAAAAAGTTAGTGAGAAGCACTATTCAGTTCAATATAAAGGGAACTCGAATTTAAAACTCCAAGAGACACTCGATTTTACTTTGCTGCGTGCCGCAGTTATAGCGCATAAATCAAGTGCACCAAGCTTTATGTCCAGTCAAGTCAATGCAAAAACGACTTATGTTCATAGCCAATATGGCACCTCAGAAATAACGGATGCAACTCTCGATATTGAGTTATTAAGTAACAGTGTTCGTTCGTCAAAGTTAGGTTGTTGGATAAAGCCTCCTAAAGCAGAACAAAACCGCAGGTATCCAAGGTTTATACATGATACGGCTTCGTGTATTGAAGAGTTGAAAGATAAGTTAGATTTGACTGATGACCAAATTTTCAGGGAAGAGTAA
- a CDS encoding sulfotransferase family 2 domain-containing protein: MDYIRLKQAAAKVVGPIYSENLVNYVRYPYSPWEDKYQCIFIHVPKTAGKSVAKCLLGAPNGTGHTKLKCYERDKVKYHRYAKVAFVRNPWDRLVSAFFYLKLNKRKDNDRKFFDFYIGKNLNFNDFLKLLEDKKSRRTVLRWQHFTPQRRFLINSSGMMDIDYLCRFENISNDYNSIKSVINPLALDLIKVNATPRSEYRKYYNIEQANLVGNIYEEDVSEFHYVF, from the coding sequence ATGGATTATATTCGCTTAAAACAAGCCGCAGCAAAAGTAGTTGGGCCTATTTATTCAGAAAACTTAGTTAACTACGTCAGATACCCATATTCACCTTGGGAAGATAAGTATCAATGTATATTTATTCATGTTCCTAAAACTGCTGGTAAATCAGTTGCAAAATGTCTTTTAGGTGCGCCAAACGGTACTGGACATACGAAGCTTAAGTGTTACGAAAGGGATAAAGTTAAGTACCATAGGTATGCAAAAGTGGCTTTTGTTAGAAACCCTTGGGATAGACTTGTATCAGCATTTTTTTATCTGAAACTCAATAAAAGAAAGGATAATGACAGGAAGTTTTTTGATTTTTATATTGGTAAGAACTTAAACTTTAATGATTTCCTTAAATTGCTTGAGGATAAAAAAAGTAGACGCACTGTCTTACGTTGGCAACATTTTACACCGCAAAGAAGGTTTCTCATAAATTCTTCAGGAATGATGGATATTGATTATTTATGTCGTTTTGAAAATATTAGTAATGATTATAATAGTATTAAGAGTGTTATAAACCCTCTGGCACTTGACTTGATAAAAGTGAATGCGACACCAAGGTCAGAGTACAGGAAATATTATAATATAGAACAAGCGAATCTTGTTGGAAATATATATGAAGAAGATGTAAGTGAGTTCCATTATGTTTTTTGA